A genome region from Penaeus chinensis breed Huanghai No. 1 chromosome 22, ASM1920278v2, whole genome shotgun sequence includes the following:
- the LOC125037025 gene encoding pachytene checkpoint protein 2 homolog — protein sequence MAQNTSLEKPILHVEILQRRRSVMAKDVIMHEVDTVLKNMGKTYVDSHIKEFPNSGLQEHILHIKICEVQDNADVKEVELSNVMPRYYVYQLECDGPGIEELNEGEEEIPAATYWILPAAEFDNYWENLVFDTNIKEELLNYIRTTLLFSDRKICESIISWNKVVLLHGPPGTGKTTLSKALAQKLSIRLEPRYKYAQLVEINSHSLFSKWFSESGKLVQKMFTKITEMVEDPQSLVLVLIDEVESLTCSRASCSNGTEPSDAVRVVNAVLTQLDQLKKYPNCLILTTSNITGTIDLAFVDRADIKQYLGLPSKGAIYQIYHSCILELERTGIIVDSERLFTLKELTLIKMAETKATQPSLLLMKIAEQSQGLSGRTLRKIPFLAHALHVHTPRVSLYDFLFAMEKAGTEAAEG from the exons ATGGCTCAAAATACGTCACTTGAGAAGCCGATATTGCATGTGGAAATCCTtcagaggagaagaag TGTAATGGCCAAAGATGTAATCATGCATGAAGTAGACACCGTGCTGAAAAATATGGGTAAGACCTATGTAGATTCCCATATCAAAGAGTTCCCCAACAGTGGGCTCCAAGAACATATTCTTCATATCAAGATATGTGAAGTGCAAGATAATGCAGATGTAAAG gAAGTAGAATTGTCTAATGTCATGCCCAGATATTATGTGTACCAGCTGGAATGTGATGGTCCAGGGATTGAAGAActtaatgagggagaggaagaaattccAGCTGCCACTTACTGGATCTTGCCTGCTGCAGAGTTTGATAACTATTGGGAGAACCTAGTGTTTGATACAAACATCAAAGAAGAACTCCTGAACTACATTCGCACAACACTGCTCTTCTCTGACAGGAAAATCTGTGAGAGTATCATTAGTTGGAACAAAGTTGTGTTGCTTCATGGACCCCCAGGAACTG GGAAAACTACCTTGAGTAAAGCACTGGCTCAAAAACTAAGTATCCGCCTCGAACCACGCTACAAATATGCCCAACTTGTTGAAATCAATTCACACTCACTCTTCTCAAAGTGGTTTTCTGAG AGTGGTAAGTTGGTGCAGAAGATGTTCACCAAGATTACAGAGATGGTTGAGGATCCCCAGTCACTTGTTTTAGTGCTTATTGATGAGGTTGAGAGTTTGACATGCTCCAGAGCCTCCTGTTCAAATGGTACTGAGCCTAGTGATGCTGTTCGGGTCGTTAATGCTGTGCTGACTCAGTTAGATCAGCTTAAAAA ATACCCCAATTGCCTCATTCTGACCACCTCCAACATCACTGGCACTATTGACTTGGCCTTTGTCGATCGTGCAGACATCAAACAGTACCTAGGTCTTCCCTCCAAAGGTGCTATCTACCAGATTTACCACTCTTGCATCCTTGAGTTGGAGAGG actgGCATCATTGTTGACAGTGAAAGACTCTTCACTCTGAAGGAATTAACGTTAATCAAAATGGCTGAGACTAAAGCAACACAACCATCACTACTATTGATGAAGATTGCTGA GCAGAGCCAAGGTCTAAGCGGGCGAACACTGAGAAAAATACCCTTTTTAGCGCATGCCCTACACGTCCACACACCACGGGTTTCACTTTACGACTTCCTCTTTGCTATGGAGAAAGCAGGTACAGAAGCAgctgaaggatag